One region of Nitrospira sp. genomic DNA includes:
- a CDS encoding phenylalanine--tRNA ligase subunit alpha, with product MDTSALIDSLHPLEIKVLMALGSRPAGTVLETEPLAAAAELEPSQLSMAIEWLLAKSLLVVHAETVTPMVSLTKVGEQYVSGASPIERVFSAAREVASTGKRLTIPDLQAQDGLDPSDVSKAVGRLKKEGVLLIVQGGCIESTGRPSPTVEAMRVLLQQVSEAARELQSFPEAHRQVIEDYAVKRGNAKEPFRVDDRVTRSFTLSPSGVEAAEHLAKEGVAEEVSQLTPDLLKDGSWRNKRFRKYTISLRAPRIGTGKKHPYREFLDTVKTKLVSMGFQEMRGSLVETEFWNMDALFMPQFHPARDIHDVYFVKHPTHAAKIVEPFLSRVTKAHQDGGKTGSTGWKYAFNAERAKRLVLRSQGTAVSARTLASAPAVPGKYFSIARCFRYDQVDATHATDFFQVEGIVLGKDINFRTLLGLLNLFAREVAQAKEVKFLPAYFPFTEPSVEMHVRHPRLGWMELGGAGLFRAEVTLPLGVTVPVIAWGLGLDRMAMVALGIHDIRELFTDNLDLIRTTRGIF from the coding sequence GTGGATACTTCCGCACTCATCGACAGTCTGCATCCCCTCGAAATCAAGGTCCTCATGGCCCTCGGGTCACGTCCTGCAGGCACCGTGCTCGAGACCGAGCCATTGGCCGCTGCGGCTGAATTGGAGCCGTCCCAGCTCAGCATGGCGATCGAGTGGTTACTCGCAAAGTCTCTGCTGGTGGTGCATGCCGAGACGGTGACGCCGATGGTCTCCCTGACGAAGGTGGGCGAACAGTATGTCAGTGGCGCGTCACCGATCGAACGGGTCTTCTCAGCCGCGCGAGAAGTGGCCAGCACGGGGAAGCGGCTGACCATTCCCGATCTGCAGGCGCAGGATGGATTGGATCCATCCGATGTCAGCAAAGCGGTCGGACGTTTGAAAAAAGAAGGAGTGTTGCTGATCGTCCAGGGCGGCTGTATCGAATCCACTGGCCGTCCCAGTCCGACCGTCGAGGCCATGAGGGTCTTGCTCCAACAGGTCAGCGAGGCGGCTCGAGAACTACAGAGCTTTCCTGAAGCCCATCGCCAAGTGATCGAGGATTACGCTGTCAAGCGCGGGAACGCCAAAGAGCCATTCCGGGTGGATGATCGGGTCACGCGATCCTTTACGCTCTCTCCGTCCGGAGTCGAGGCGGCAGAGCACCTCGCCAAGGAAGGAGTGGCGGAGGAAGTTTCTCAACTCACTCCCGACCTATTGAAGGACGGCAGTTGGCGGAATAAGCGATTCCGCAAATACACCATCAGTCTGCGTGCGCCCCGCATCGGAACGGGAAAGAAGCATCCCTATCGCGAGTTTCTCGATACCGTGAAGACAAAGCTCGTGAGTATGGGTTTTCAGGAAATGCGCGGCTCGCTGGTGGAAACCGAATTCTGGAACATGGACGCGCTCTTCATGCCGCAGTTCCATCCGGCCCGCGATATTCACGACGTCTACTTCGTGAAGCACCCCACGCATGCCGCGAAGATCGTCGAGCCGTTCCTGTCACGGGTGACGAAGGCACATCAGGATGGCGGCAAGACCGGTTCCACAGGGTGGAAGTACGCTTTCAATGCCGAACGAGCCAAGCGGCTGGTATTGCGGAGTCAGGGGACCGCCGTTTCCGCAAGGACGTTAGCGTCCGCGCCGGCCGTGCCGGGAAAGTATTTCTCGATCGCTCGCTGTTTCCGCTATGACCAGGTCGACGCCACGCATGCCACCGACTTTTTCCAGGTCGAAGGCATTGTGCTGGGTAAGGATATTAACTTCCGTACGCTGCTCGGCCTCCTGAATCTTTTTGCGCGTGAAGTGGCTCAGGCGAAGGAAGTGAAATTCCTGCCGGCCTATTTCCCCTTTACCGAACCGTCGGTCGAAATGCATGTGCGGCATCCGCGCCTGGGGTGGATGGAGCTGGGCGGAGCGGGGCTATTTCGCGCTGAAGTCACCTTGCCATTGGGTGTCACCGTGCCCGTCATCGCCTGGGGACTGGGCCTGGATCGCATGGCGATGGTGGCGCTCGGCATTCACGACATTCGCGAATTGTTCACCGACAATCTGGACTTGATCCGGACTACCAGAGGGATCTTCTAG
- the rpe gene encoding ribulose-phosphate 3-epimerase — protein sequence MSSPVLIAPSILAADFVRLADEIAAVERAGADLLHIDVMDGHFVPNLTIGPPVVESIKKVAKVPLDVHLMITNADAFIPEFVTAGADYITVHVEACPHLHRTIQSIKERGVKAGVTLNPATPVSVLQEILADVDLVLVMSVNPGFGGQKFIPSVLKKIASIREMLDRLQSRALLEVDGGVKPDNAAQIIAAGADVLVAGSAIFASRDYAGTIAALRTAGQPAATITSHAASHR from the coding sequence ATGAGTAGTCCGGTATTGATTGCCCCCTCGATTCTCGCAGCTGATTTCGTGCGTCTGGCTGATGAGATTGCGGCTGTGGAACGAGCCGGCGCGGATCTCCTTCATATCGATGTGATGGACGGACACTTTGTGCCGAACCTCACGATCGGTCCTCCGGTCGTCGAGTCGATCAAGAAGGTCGCTAAAGTGCCGCTCGATGTGCATCTGATGATTACCAATGCCGATGCGTTCATTCCGGAGTTTGTGACGGCCGGAGCCGATTACATCACGGTGCACGTCGAAGCCTGCCCTCATCTCCATCGGACAATTCAATCGATCAAGGAGCGTGGGGTCAAGGCTGGCGTGACGCTCAATCCTGCGACGCCGGTCAGTGTCCTGCAGGAGATTTTAGCCGACGTCGATCTGGTGCTCGTCATGTCGGTCAATCCAGGATTCGGCGGGCAGAAGTTCATTCCGTCCGTATTGAAGAAGATTGCCTCAATTCGGGAGATGTTGGATCGTCTCCAAAGCCGGGCGTTGCTCGAAGTCGACGGCGGAGTGAAACCGGACAATGCCGCGCAGATCATCGCGGCGGGAGCCGACGTCCTGGTCGCCGGCTCGGCGATTTTTGCGAGCCGAGACTATGCCGGCACCATTGCAGCGCTGCGGACCGCGGGGCAGCCGGCCGCCACAATCACCTCTCACGCCGCTTCCCATCGATAG
- the rsmB gene encoding 16S rRNA (cytosine(967)-C(5))-methyltransferase RsmB — protein MFRRRAAAVRTTGVIGHAMSSPPVSMQSASPSARARALVALLTQSKSGDPLDEVCNRLWDRQAMDGRDRAFAMELVYGVLRRQETLDWRLEPALKKPLPRLPLMVQMLLRMGMYQLAYMDRVPASAAVNESVNLAKANKAQLGRDWSGLVNAVLRTVIRLPERPFPGLHPEPALALSIRYAVPQWLCTRWVEHMGIERAEAACQSVSAVPVLTLRVNRQRVTRDAFLAQLVGAGIAARPTTVSPVGVMLEEGRAVTTIPGFQDGVFYVEDEAAQLVPPLLDPHPDERLLDVCAAPGGKATHLAELMSNRGQIVAMDRHAVRLQVLKENCQRLGVAIISPVVGDARELGMIAPCQKIETQLPPLGVFDRILVDAPCSGIGVLRRHPDAKGKKDVGMFARHQVLQGEILERAFTVLRPGGVLVYSTCSTEPEETEAVIIRFCQDHADCARESILPWIPAPARPFVTAQGALSTMGNTLGMDGFYAVRLRKTQGSL, from the coding sequence ATGTTTCGACGCAGAGCCGCCGCCGTCAGAACCACCGGCGTGATCGGACACGCCATGTCTTCTCCTCCTGTCTCAATGCAGTCCGCCTCTCCTTCCGCCAGGGCCCGCGCGCTGGTGGCCTTGTTGACCCAGTCCAAATCAGGCGACCCACTCGATGAGGTCTGCAATCGCTTGTGGGATCGACAAGCGATGGATGGGCGTGATCGCGCCTTCGCCATGGAATTAGTCTATGGAGTGTTGCGCCGCCAGGAGACGCTTGATTGGCGTTTGGAGCCCGCACTGAAGAAACCCTTGCCGCGACTCCCGCTGATGGTGCAGATGCTTCTGCGCATGGGGATGTATCAGTTGGCTTACATGGATCGTGTGCCGGCCTCTGCAGCCGTGAATGAATCCGTGAATCTGGCCAAGGCCAACAAGGCCCAGCTTGGGAGGGATTGGAGCGGCCTCGTGAATGCCGTGCTACGAACCGTGATCCGTTTGCCGGAACGGCCGTTCCCCGGGCTCCACCCAGAGCCGGCTTTGGCACTCTCGATCCGCTACGCGGTACCCCAGTGGCTCTGTACTCGATGGGTCGAACACATGGGGATTGAAAGGGCGGAAGCTGCCTGTCAGAGCGTGAGTGCCGTTCCAGTTCTGACGCTGCGGGTGAATCGTCAGCGAGTGACCCGTGACGCGTTTCTTGCGCAGCTCGTCGGCGCGGGGATTGCCGCCCGTCCGACAACTGTCAGCCCCGTCGGGGTGATGCTCGAAGAGGGACGGGCCGTCACTACGATCCCGGGGTTTCAAGACGGAGTGTTCTATGTCGAAGACGAAGCCGCGCAACTCGTTCCACCTCTATTGGATCCACATCCGGACGAGCGTCTTCTCGATGTTTGTGCGGCCCCTGGAGGAAAGGCGACGCATCTCGCCGAGCTGATGTCGAATCGTGGTCAGATCGTAGCAATGGACCGTCACGCCGTGCGACTACAGGTATTGAAAGAGAACTGCCAGCGGCTTGGTGTGGCGATCATTTCTCCGGTTGTGGGAGATGCGAGAGAGCTTGGCATGATTGCCCCTTGCCAGAAGATAGAGACACAGCTCCCACCGCTCGGTGTCTTCGATCGCATCTTGGTCGATGCTCCTTGCAGTGGCATTGGTGTACTGCGTCGACACCCTGATGCGAAGGGGAAAAAAGATGTCGGGATGTTCGCCCGCCATCAAGTTTTACAGGGAGAGATTCTCGAACGGGCGTTCACTGTCTTGCGGCCTGGCGGGGTGCTGGTCTATAGTACCTGCTCGACAGAACCGGAAGAGACTGAAGCCGTCATTATCCGGTTTTGCCAGGACCACGCCGATTGTGCTCGCGAGTCCATTCTGCCGTGGATTCCCGCTCCTGCCCGTCCGTTTGTGACGGCACAGGGCGCGTTGTCCACGATGGGAAATACCCTCGGGATGGACGGGTTCTATGCCGTCCGGTTGAGAAAGACGCAAGGGTCGTTATGA
- the fmt gene encoding methionyl-tRNA formyltransferase: MRIVFMGTPEFAIPSLEALLKSDDQVVGIVTQPDRPKGRGQVLTPPPIKLLAQREGIPFLQPVKIRVPEFLTALAAWKPDLIAVTAYGRILHSPILTLPPVGCVNVHGSLLPKYRGAAPVQWAVINGETETGITTMLMDEGMDTGAMLLQESLPIFPEDTSGTLAPRLAVLGGSLLVKTIARLKAGTITPQPQNHALATLAPPLKKKDGVIDWATSASNIANRVRGLSPWPGAYTHIGGERWMVWAVNQSPGKPDVAPGTIIEVTKQSIQIATGDGVVALREIQPSNSKRLTVAQYLAGHRVSAGQCFDAEPPPSEPPA; this comes from the coding sequence ATGCGTATTGTCTTTATGGGCACGCCAGAATTTGCCATCCCTTCACTTGAGGCGCTGCTGAAGTCTGATGACCAGGTCGTAGGCATTGTCACGCAACCTGATCGTCCTAAAGGGCGCGGCCAAGTCTTGACTCCGCCTCCGATCAAGCTCCTTGCGCAACGAGAAGGCATACCTTTTCTCCAGCCTGTGAAAATCAGAGTGCCTGAGTTTCTCACGGCCCTCGCAGCCTGGAAGCCCGATCTGATCGCTGTCACGGCCTATGGACGAATTCTCCATAGCCCGATCCTTACCTTGCCGCCGGTGGGTTGCGTGAATGTACATGGCTCGCTACTGCCGAAATATCGCGGAGCGGCGCCAGTGCAATGGGCGGTGATCAACGGTGAGACCGAGACCGGCATCACTACCATGCTGATGGATGAGGGGATGGATACAGGCGCCATGCTCTTGCAGGAGTCACTGCCGATTTTCCCTGAAGACACATCGGGAACGCTGGCGCCGCGCCTCGCCGTACTCGGAGGAAGTTTGCTGGTGAAGACAATTGCGAGGCTCAAGGCGGGAACCATTACGCCGCAGCCGCAGAATCATGCTTTGGCCACCTTGGCCCCGCCCTTGAAGAAAAAAGACGGGGTGATTGACTGGGCAACGAGTGCGAGCAACATTGCCAATCGTGTCCGCGGTCTTTCTCCCTGGCCCGGTGCGTATACGCATATCGGTGGTGAACGATGGATGGTGTGGGCCGTAAATCAGAGTCCGGGGAAGCCCGATGTTGCCCCCGGCACCATCATCGAGGTGACGAAGCAGTCTATCCAAATCGCGACGGGAGACGGGGTGGTAGCCCTGAGAGAGATTCAACCGTCCAATAGTAAACGACTCACTGTGGCGCAGTATTTGGCGGGGCATCGCGTGAGCGCAGGCCAATGTTTCGACGCAGAGCCGCCGCCGTCAGAACCACCGGCGTGA
- a CDS encoding site-specific integrase has product MMALFRRGRVWWMGFPYQGKQIRRSTEVTDKKLAEKIYHKVMVQIAEGKWYPPEAGADKTVKELLERYLRDHSACNRAPTTHRCDKSRVQSLIRVFGDLTLKEVRPSLLAAHKAKRRADGAAAKTINNELTLLGHAFQLAVKEWEWVADNPVQRVSKEKVRNLIERWLSAEEEQRLLAASPVWLQEIILFAVNTGFRQSEILNLQWCNVDLFRRTITLLEQKNGGRDTLPVNAKTLEVLKARVKVRSLKTDYVFFNGAGNRMDARDLLRVFYPAMRKAEVKRFRFHDLRHTFATRLVQAGCDIYTVQKLGRWKTISMVMRYAHHHPESLRAGIEILDRVPDGVSTVLAQSANFTVSEAGRESLVSC; this is encoded by the coding sequence ATGATGGCTCTGTTTCGGCGAGGCCGCGTCTGGTGGATGGGTTTTCCCTATCAAGGGAAGCAAATCAGGAGATCCACGGAAGTCACGGATAAGAAGCTGGCGGAGAAGATTTATCACAAGGTGATGGTCCAGATCGCTGAGGGCAAGTGGTATCCGCCTGAAGCCGGGGCTGACAAGACCGTGAAAGAACTCTTGGAGCGATATCTGAGAGATCACTCGGCTTGCAATAGAGCCCCCACGACACACAGATGTGACAAGTCTCGCGTTCAGTCACTGATCCGGGTCTTCGGGGATTTGACGTTGAAGGAAGTGCGACCTTCTCTTTTAGCAGCGCACAAGGCGAAGCGACGGGCTGACGGTGCCGCGGCTAAGACGATCAACAATGAACTGACGCTCTTAGGCCATGCCTTTCAGCTCGCGGTAAAGGAATGGGAATGGGTGGCGGACAATCCGGTGCAGCGGGTCTCGAAGGAGAAAGTGCGGAATCTGATTGAGCGATGGCTGTCCGCAGAAGAAGAACAGCGTCTCTTAGCGGCCTCTCCTGTGTGGCTACAAGAGATCATTCTCTTCGCGGTCAACACGGGATTTCGGCAGAGTGAAATTCTGAACCTTCAATGGTGCAACGTGGATCTGTTCAGGAGAACCATTACTCTGCTGGAACAAAAGAACGGAGGCAGAGATACGCTTCCAGTGAATGCAAAGACGCTGGAGGTACTCAAAGCCAGGGTGAAAGTCCGATCGCTCAAGACGGATTATGTCTTCTTCAACGGGGCCGGGAACCGAATGGACGCACGGGATCTCCTGCGTGTCTTTTATCCGGCCATGAGAAAGGCAGAGGTGAAACGATTCCGGTTTCATGATCTGCGCCATACCTTTGCCACTCGACTCGTGCAAGCCGGGTGCGACATCTACACCGTGCAAAAGCTTGGGCGGTGGAAAACAATTTCGATGGTCATGCGATATGCGCATCACCATCCGGAGAGTTTACGCGCTGGCATCGAGATTCTTGATCGGGTTCCGGACGGAGTTAGCACAGTTTTAGCACAATCGGCTAATTTCACTGTGTCGGAAGCAGGGAGAGAATCTCTGGTAAGCTGTTGA
- a CDS encoding helix-turn-helix domain-containing protein produces MLLTIKDLSTWLNIKPSTLYLWAAQGKIPCRKIHGLIRFDPDAITAWLHSFEPSKIPAVPPFPCQPTRDLDQLIEAAKRQVYTPACEKPDEIRAKQGG; encoded by the coding sequence ATGCTACTCACAATTAAAGATCTCTCAACCTGGCTCAATATCAAGCCGTCTACGCTGTACCTCTGGGCGGCGCAGGGCAAGATTCCTTGTCGGAAGATTCATGGATTGATCCGGTTTGACCCGGACGCCATCACTGCCTGGCTGCATTCATTTGAGCCCAGCAAGATCCCAGCGGTCCCACCATTCCCCTGCCAACCGACCCGCGATCTGGATCAACTGATTGAAGCCGCAAAACGCCAGGTCTATACTCCCGCCTGCGAGAAACCAGACGAAATCAGGGCCAAGCAAGGAGGTTAA
- a CDS encoding replication initiation factor domain-containing protein produces MSPPFTLTIDWLAFTLPSCSLQDVLQVLGGDWIQSESGFRRYPVSWITTGSDRGIGKLGTGAARNPLEVHVDLSAGIVAPWEAGKVRTVIQWILAQQGHLTRLDCALDDRASLVPLATISHAVEAGQCVTRARQIQRISSALIHTGTASGETIYFGSPQSQTKLRVYDKRLESQAKQREDWQEYGIRWELELKQERAQVCGQVLSYLEEADWLEFMVGVLRGYVDFRDTSREEEDESRYRAPLLEWWVQLTDGLKKGRLVVEKDAQTLLKVKRWVSQSVAPMLAVIYEADPEGHAWLERQILAGKRRWKDKHRGLLKNKNSSNSIKDAGGDAGAP; encoded by the coding sequence ATGAGTCCCCCCTTCACCCTCACCATCGATTGGCTTGCCTTTACGCTGCCCTCCTGTTCGCTCCAAGACGTTCTCCAGGTGCTGGGAGGCGATTGGATTCAGAGCGAGAGCGGATTCCGGCGCTATCCCGTGTCGTGGATCACGACAGGATCAGACCGAGGGATCGGCAAACTGGGCACCGGGGCGGCACGGAATCCCCTCGAAGTGCATGTGGATCTCTCTGCCGGGATCGTCGCCCCTTGGGAGGCTGGCAAGGTCCGGACAGTCATCCAATGGATCTTAGCGCAACAAGGCCATCTGACACGCCTCGATTGCGCCTTGGATGATCGCGCGAGCCTGGTCCCCCTCGCGACCATCAGCCACGCCGTGGAGGCCGGGCAATGCGTGACGCGGGCTCGCCAGATCCAGCGGATCTCCTCAGCGTTGATCCATACCGGCACCGCAAGCGGGGAAACCATCTACTTCGGGAGTCCGCAGAGTCAAACCAAGCTCCGGGTCTATGACAAACGTCTGGAGAGTCAGGCCAAACAACGGGAGGACTGGCAGGAGTATGGCATCCGGTGGGAATTGGAGTTGAAACAGGAGCGGGCGCAGGTCTGCGGCCAGGTCTTATCGTATCTCGAAGAAGCGGACTGGTTGGAATTCATGGTCGGAGTCCTGCGGGGCTATGTCGATTTCCGAGACACCAGCCGAGAGGAAGAGGATGAGTCTCGATATCGGGCACCGCTCCTGGAGTGGTGGGTGCAGCTCACCGACGGCTTGAAGAAGGGTCGCTTGGTCGTGGAGAAAGATGCGCAGACCCTCCTCAAAGTGAAGCGCTGGGTGAGTCAGTCTGTCGCGCCTATGTTAGCCGTCATCTATGAGGCCGATCCCGAGGGACACGCCTGGTTGGAGCGGCAAATTCTCGCGGGCAAGCGCCGATGGAAAGATAAGCATCGGGGGCTGCTGAAAAACAAGAACTCATCGAATTCCATAAAGGACGCCGGCGGCGACGCGGGCGCACCGTGA
- a CDS encoding helix-turn-helix domain-containing protein: MNDRNEQKPDHRVSIKELAELIGVSTDTIRRAFRKGEIPAIRVKTALRFDLDEVLRYMQRNAEARYGTKACAADGTCRPRAGTPSPRTGNTGAQTTAIIPGGL; this comes from the coding sequence ATGAACGATAGAAACGAGCAGAAGCCCGACCACCGTGTCTCTATCAAAGAATTAGCCGAGCTGATCGGGGTCAGTACCGACACGATTCGCCGGGCATTCCGGAAGGGTGAGATCCCAGCCATTCGCGTGAAGACTGCGCTCCGGTTCGATCTCGACGAAGTGCTCCGCTATATGCAACGCAACGCCGAAGCCCGCTATGGCACAAAAGCCTGCGCCGCGGACGGCACCTGCCGACCGCGCGCAGGAACTCCCAGCCCCCGGACTGGTAACACGGGGGCGCAAACCACAGCGATCATTCCAGGAGGTCTATAG
- a CDS encoding ShlB/FhaC/HecB family hemolysin secretion/activation protein — MTHRVGEPGPIRSPWVLGTLCCCTGFVLVMVSASPSAFAQIAIDPTGRSGEPHGPLKEEFQRPIPPPNLMLPIVPLPPETEVPTPPGTIRVFVRDVRVIGHTAFSDTEIAEVTAPFTNRTVLTEDLERLRLALTLLYVNKGYLTSGAIIPDQDVSSGVITMQIIEGTLTRIDVEGNRWFRSSYLRDRLELGIRTPVSLDPLQEQLQLLQQDRRIERVNAELRPGDQQGDSVLNVRVVDKNPFHATLEVNNYQTPLVGEIRGIGTLSNDNLTGHGDQLSLSYGQSSGAFPIVDASYSLPVNRYGTTFSPYYRRYGFKLVEQPFTPLNIKADSEIIGMSLRQPIYKTVTDEVAFSIIGEHLFTQSFLFAGTSDQMTFNSSPGFQNGAATVSALRFAQDWTHRTLDTVLALRSRFSVGLNVLGATIHANPDTPDGQFFSWLGQAQAIKQFGDEGFGMQLLGRLDLQFTNSPLFSLEQVALGGRYTVRGYREVTILRDNSITASVEPRFPVLRWANGEPMVQVALFVDVAHGWNLGDNRPAVTAPLTSFPNTLASAGAGLRWNILPNDKALFEVYWGQQLNHVPSAGNTLQDHGVHMGVVMNLF, encoded by the coding sequence ATGACCCATCGCGTTGGGGAGCCAGGGCCTATTCGCTCACCCTGGGTCCTGGGAACACTTTGCTGCTGCACCGGATTCGTGCTGGTCATGGTGTCGGCATCTCCTTCAGCCTTTGCCCAGATTGCGATCGATCCAACAGGACGGTCCGGCGAACCGCACGGGCCCCTCAAGGAGGAATTTCAGCGGCCCATCCCACCTCCGAACCTCATGCTTCCCATCGTTCCGCTCCCACCGGAGACCGAGGTGCCGACACCGCCTGGCACGATACGGGTGTTCGTTCGTGACGTGCGCGTGATCGGCCACACCGCCTTTTCGGACACGGAGATCGCCGAGGTGACCGCCCCATTTACAAACCGGACAGTGCTGACCGAGGATCTCGAACGGCTCCGGCTAGCCCTCACCCTGCTCTACGTCAATAAGGGCTACCTGACCTCCGGTGCGATCATCCCAGACCAGGACGTCTCGTCAGGCGTCATCACGATGCAGATCATCGAAGGAACGCTGACGCGGATCGACGTAGAAGGAAACCGCTGGTTCCGTTCCTCTTACCTCCGCGACCGCCTGGAACTCGGTATCCGCACGCCGGTGTCGCTCGACCCCTTGCAGGAGCAGCTGCAACTCCTTCAGCAGGACCGGCGGATTGAGCGTGTAAACGCCGAACTGCGACCTGGTGACCAGCAGGGCGACAGCGTCCTGAACGTGCGCGTGGTGGACAAGAACCCGTTTCACGCCACGCTAGAGGTCAACAACTATCAGACACCGTTGGTCGGGGAAATCCGAGGGATTGGCACGCTGTCCAACGATAACCTCACCGGCCATGGAGACCAGCTCAGTCTCAGCTACGGCCAATCGAGCGGCGCCTTTCCGATCGTGGACGCTTCCTACTCTCTCCCCGTCAACCGATACGGGACAACCTTTTCCCCCTACTACCGGCGCTATGGCTTCAAGCTAGTCGAACAGCCCTTCACTCCGCTGAACATCAAGGCGGACTCAGAGATCATCGGCATGAGCCTGCGTCAGCCGATTTATAAGACCGTGACCGACGAGGTAGCATTTTCGATCATCGGGGAGCATCTCTTCACCCAAAGCTTTCTGTTCGCGGGCACGAGCGATCAAATGACGTTCAATTCGTCTCCTGGTTTTCAAAATGGGGCAGCCACCGTCTCGGCCCTCCGCTTCGCGCAGGACTGGACCCACCGCACGCTCGATACCGTGCTGGCCCTCCGCTCTCGATTTAGTGTGGGCCTTAATGTTCTCGGCGCGACTATTCATGCAAACCCTGACACGCCGGACGGACAATTCTTCTCCTGGCTGGGCCAGGCGCAGGCTATCAAACAGTTCGGTGATGAGGGGTTCGGTATGCAGCTCCTCGGCCGCCTGGATCTGCAATTTACCAACTCGCCGTTGTTTTCGCTTGAGCAGGTGGCGCTCGGCGGGCGGTACACGGTGCGCGGCTACCGAGAAGTGACCATCCTACGCGACAATTCGATCACTGCTTCGGTGGAGCCACGCTTTCCGGTGCTACGGTGGGCGAACGGCGAACCGATGGTCCAGGTTGCACTCTTTGTGGACGTCGCACACGGCTGGAACTTGGGCGACAACCGCCCGGCCGTGACAGCTCCCCTCACCAGCTTCCCTAACACGCTTGCCAGCGCGGGGGCCGGTCTCCGCTGGAATATCCTGCCCAACGACAAAGCCCTCTTTGAAGTCTATTGGGGGCAGCAACTGAACCATGTGCCGAGCGCCGGGAATACGCTTCAGGATCATGGAGTCCACATGGGAGTCGTGATGAATCTCTTTTAA